The Terriglobia bacterium genome contains the following window.
GTGTCACTTAGGGACGTGTGCAGCATCACTTCTCGGTGTGATATAGTTCGCGATCATCCACGGAAGCGCCCATGGGGTGGGGCTTCCGGCCGGAAAGTCAACTCTCAACATGGGGGCAGTAGAGGATGGGCCTTGCGCTTTTGGTTGTGATCTGGCTCCTCACCTTTGTTTGTTCCTACTTCTTCGTAGCCAAAACCTGGTGGTGGCCGGCGGCGGCATCGCTGAGCGGGCCCGCCCTGGACTCCCAGTTCCACTACACGCTGATCGCGATGGGGATCGTATTCGTGGCCGCGCAGTTGGGACTGGGCCTGTTCGCGTGGAGGTACCGCGATCGGCCAGGGACAACGGCGGCGTACTCGCACGGCAACAATACGATGGAAGTGATGTGGACGACGCTGACCGCGATCCTGTTCTTCGGCCTGGCAATCGCCGGCGCGCACCTGTGGGCGTCAGAGCGCTTTGAGCCGGCGAAGAATGATGCGGTGAAGATCGAGGTGACGGGACTGCAATTTGCCTGGTACTTCCGCTATCCCGGCCCGGACGGCAAGTATGGCCGCACCAAGCCCGAACTGATCGACGCTTCGGCGGGCGGCGAAGCGGCAGTGGGGATCGACTCCACGGACCCGGCGTCGAAAGACGACTTTGTCACCGGCACCCTGTATCTGCCGGTGAACCGCGAAGTGGATGTGACCTTGCGGGCGCAGGACGTGATCCACAGCTTCTTCATTCCCGCGATGCGTTTCAAGCAGGACGCAGTTCCCGGGCTGGCGATCCACGTGCACTTCACGCCCGACAAGGTGGGAGATTACGAGATTGCCTGCGCCGAGCTGTGCGGGCTTGGGCACTACAAAATGCACGGCATGTTGAAGGTGGTCAGTCAGAAGGATTTTGACGCCTGGACGGCACAGCGCCTGGCGGAGAAGCAATAATCATGGACAATTCGCAAGCTCCCAAACATGATTCGGCGGTGCAGGCCGGCGGAAACGGGCATGGTGGAGTGCATGTCCATCCCGCCCCGACCAGCTTTATCCGCAAATACATCTTCAGCACCGATCACAAAGTCATCGGGCTGCAGTATTACTTTCTGGCGTTGGCGGCGGTGTTCGTGGGGATGTTCCTGTCGCTGCTGATGCGGCTGCACCTGGTGTGGCCGGCGGCGAAGGTGCTGGGCTTCGACATCAAGCCGGAAACCTACCTGGCGCTGCTGACCATGCACGGCACGATCATGGTGTTCTTCGTGCTGACGACGGCGCCGCAGGGCGGGTTCGGCAACTACTTCCTGCCCATCCAGATTGGGGCGCCCGACATGGCGTTTCCGATCCTCAACATGATGTCGTTCTGGACGACGTTTCTGGGATTTGTGGCCATCATAGCGGCGTTCCTGGTGGAAGGCGGGGCGCCCATCTCGGGATGGACCAACTACGCGCCGCTGAGCGCGATTCCCTCCGCCGGGCCGGGGCAGGCGCTAGGCGAAGACCTGTGGATCGTCAGCATAGCGCTGTTCTGCATCGCTTCCCTGCTGGGCGCGCTGAACTTCATCACGACCACGCTGGACCTGCGGGCGCGGGGCATGACGATGATGAAGCTGCCGCTGACCTGCTGGTCGTGGTTCATCACCGCCATTCTGGGGCTGCTGGCGTTCGGGGTACTGCTGGCGGCGGGCATCCTGCTGCTGCTGGACCGGAATGCGGGAACGAGCTTCTTCGTGCCGGGCGGGCTGGTGGTGAGCGGGGAGATGATCAAGCACAACGGGGGCTCGCCGCTGCTGTGGCAGCACCTGTTCTGGTTTTTTGGGCATCCCGAGGTGTACATCGCCATCCTGCCGGGGATGGGGGTGGCGTCGCAGATTCTGTCCACGTTCTCGCGCAAGCCGATCTTCGGCTACAAGGCGATGGTGTACGCCATGCTGGCGATCGGGGTGCTGGGGTTCTTCGTGTGGGGCCACCACATGTTCATGAGCGGCATGAGCCCATATTCGGCGATGGCGTTCAGCATGATGACGATCGCCATCGGGGTGCCGTCGGCGATCAAGACGTTCAACTGGCTGGGCACGTTGTGGAAGGGCAAGATCCGGCTGACGGTGCCGATGATGTTCGCCATCGGCTTCGTGTCGCTGTTTGTCTCGGGCGGTCTGAGCGGACCGTTCCTGGCGCAACCGGCGCTGGATATCCCGCTGCACGACACGTTTTTCGTGGTGGCGCACTTCCACCTGATCATGGGAGTAGCGGCGATCTTCGGCATCTTCGCCGCGACCTATTACTGGTTCCCGAAGATGTTCGGGCGGATGATGAACAACAAGCTCGGGTACCTGCATTTCTGGGCAACGTTTATCGGGGCGTACGCGATCTTCTTCCCGATGCACTACGAAGGGATTGCCGGCCGGCCGCGGCGCTACTCGCAGTTGACCGAGGTGGCGTACCTGCACCAGTTCGCAGGGTTGGAGATGTTCATCACCATCGCCGCGTTCGTCACCATCGCGGCGCAGTTCCTGTTTCTGATCAACCTGTTCTGGAGCATGTTCAGGGGGCCGAAGGCGGAACAGAACCCGTGGGAAGCCACGACCCTGGAGTGGACGATTCCCTCGCCGCCACCGCACGACAACTTCGGTGGGCGCATCCCGGTGGTGAACAACGGACCGTACGAGTACAACGTGCCCGGCGCGCCGCGCGATTACATCATGCAGACCGATCCGGCGCACGGCAGCAGCGCGCATTGAAGTTGGAGTTATGGGAAGTTTGCCGACACTCAAGGTTCGCGAGAAGCCGGCCGGGGTAAGGGTCGGAGGCGGGGGACGCCCGCCGGTCATCCACTTTCCGCGTCATGGCGGAAACGGAGGCGGGGGCGGCGGCCGCGACAATGGCTATCCTGATTTTGGGGAACGCCTGCGCCGCTATCGGCTGGGGCTGATGGTGGGACTGGCGGCGGTGGTGATGCTGTTCGTCTCCTTCACCAGCGCCTTCATCGTGCGCCAGGGCCTGGGTACCTATGACTCGGTGAGGAATGCGTACGTCACCGACTGGAAGCCGCTGCAACTGCCGATGGGACTGCTGATCCTGAATACCTGCATCTTGCTGGTGAGCAGCTTCACCATCGAGAAGGCACGGCGGGCGGCGTTTGCGGAGGCGGCGATTGCGCCGATCACCGAGATGCCTGGGATCGCGAAGGACGAAAAGCGGGGCGTGCCGTGGCTGCCGATCACTTTGGTGCTTGGGCTCGGTTTCCTGGCGGGACAGTGGATGGCGTGGCAGGAGCTGGGGCGGCGCGGGTTTTACGTGGCCAGCGGTCCCAGCAGCTCATTTTTTTACGTGCTGACCGGCACGCATGCCCTCCACCTGTTCGGCGGCGTGCTGGCGCTGCTGTACGCGCTGACGGCGGTGTTCGGTTCGCGGCCGCTGGAGAGACGGCGGATCGTGGTGGACGTGACGGCGTGGTACTGGCACTTCATGGCGATGCTATGGCTGTACATATTCGCGCTGCTGAAATTTGCGGCGTAACCTGAGGATTGAGACATGGCCGATGTGGCAGTGGAGCAGCAACTAGGGCACGCGGAGTTTGAGCCGTCGCTGTTCCAAACCTATTCCAACAAGATCGGGATGTGGCTGTTCATCCTCTCGGACTCGCTGACGTTCGGAGCGCTGCTGTTCGCCTACAGCTATGGGCGGATTTCGAATCCCACGTGGCCCACGCCGTTCCACAGCGGCAGCATCATCAATGCGACGGTGATGACGGCATTCCTGCTGACCAGTTCGCTGACCATGGTGCTGGCGGTGTCGGCCTCGAGCCTGGGAAAGCGGAAGGCGGCGATCGGCTGGCTGCTGGCGACCATGTTCTGCGGGATCATGTTCGTGGTGCTGCACGTGCGCGAGTGGATCGGGCTGATCGACGAGGGCATGACGCCGAGCAAGAATCCGTGGGGCGCGCCGCAGTTTGGGGGAACGTTCTTCACGCTTACGGGGCTGCATATGCTGCACGTCACCATCGGCGTGGTGGTGCTGGGCGTAATGGTGGTGCGCAGCATGGGGAAGAAGTTTTCATCGAACGACATCGAGACCAGCGGGCTGTACTGGCACTTCGTCGACCTAGTGTGGATGTTCATTTTTCCGCTGGTATACCTGATGTCGACGCGGATCGGGTAGGAGAAGGCATGAGCAGCGACGCACTGACCGGAAATCGAGTAGCACTGGAACACCGGGCGCACAGCCATACGCCGTTTTACGTGGTGTGGGGCGCGCTGCTGGCGATCACCGCCATCGAGGTCGCGCTGGCGTACGAGAGACTGCAGCCGGTGCGGATGTTGTCCATCCTGCTGGCGCTTTCGATTGTCAAGGCAGCGCTCATCATTTCCTGGTTCATGCACATGAAGTACGAACTCACCCGGATGCGCCGGCTGATGATGATCTCGCTGTGCGTGTGCCTGGCGCTGATGTGCGTGTTCTTCGCCGACGCGTTTCGCATTATCAATCTGGGAGTGAAGTGATGAGGCCGCGCATTTACAGCCTGGTGCTGCTGCTGGCGCTGAGCGCCGCGCCGGCGTTGGGGCAGGGATGCGTGATGTGCTATACCTCGGCCAAAGGGGCGAGCAAGAACAGCCAGGCTGCGATCACGCGGGGCGTGCTCACGCTGCTGCTGCCCCCCATTGGACTGATGCTGGGCCTAATTGGATTTGCTTTCCACTACAACCGCAATGGTCACGAGGGAGAGGTCGGGGCCACGGCGCCGCCGGCCGCGCGCAAACGCTGGGGCGAATGAGCAAAGAGGAATTCTTCTACAGGGTGGAGATCCAAATCCGGAAACCGTGGGCAGAGGTGGGCCACGCAGAAGTCACTCGCCGCTGAAACGGTTAATCTTCGGGAAGTCCGGGCCAACGCACAGGGCGAGCACGATCCCCGCCAGAGGAAGCCACGCTGCAAGTACGAACGCCCAATCCAAGTCTGCCACGGTTTCGCTCCGATGAGTGCCTACTAATAAGACAGCCGGGCGCGGCAAGCGGATGCGCCTATATTTGAGATGCTGGGATGAGGCGTGCACGATGCATGGCGCCGCTCGCCCCACGCGCTACAGATCGTAAGACGATGTAATGCGAATCGCCAGTAACTGCGGGAGCAATGGCATTTTGGTGGGGGCAGCCGGGCCGAGCGTCTGGCGAGTTTGTGAAGCGGAGAAGTGAGGCTTTATAATCGATAGATTGCGCAGCATTCCCGAAGCCTCTTGCAGGCCCGGCAGATGGCTTGGGACGGTCCTGGCTGCGGCGGTCCCCGATGTCAAGCGAAAGCATAGTTGTCCGCGGCGCTCGCGCACATAACCTGAAGAACATCGACTTTGAGATTCCACACAATTGTCTGACGGTGGTGACGGGCGTGTCGGGGTCGGGGAAGTCGTCTCTCGCCTTTGACACCATCTATGCGGAGGGCCAGCGGCGCTACGTCGAGTCACTCTCCGCCTACGCGCGGCAATTCCTGGAGCGGATCGAGAAGCCGGACGCCGACGTGATCGAGGGGATCGCGCCGGCGGTGGCGATCCGGCAGAAAAATACGACCCGCAACCCGCGCTCCACGGTCGCAACGGCGACGGAAATCTACGATTACCTGCGCCTGTTATTCGCGCGCGTCGGCCGCACCTACTGCATGCAGTGCGGCGCCGAGGTCAAGAAAGACACGGTGGACGAGGTCGCCGAGCGGGTGCTGGCGCTGGGCGAAGGCACGCGCCTGAATGTGCTCTTCCCTTTGCAGCCGCCGACAGGGAGGATCATCCCGCCGGAGGCGGAAGCACGCGGGCGCAAGAAGCAACTTGCGGCAGCGCAAAAACTGGACGAGTCGGACCTGCTGAAGGCGACGCTGTTCGAGTTGCGCAAGAAGGGCTTCAACCGGCTGTACCAGGGCGGGCAGGTGTTTGAGTTCTCCACGCCGGAGTCGCTGCTGGAGGTGAATTTCTCGGAGCCGGTTTTCATTCTGATGGATCGCATCGTGGTGGCGCCGGACCAGCGCGCGCGCATCGTGGACGCGGTCGAGACTTGCTACCGCGAAACCGGCGAGACTGTGTTCGAGACTGCCCCGCGCGAAGGCGAACCGGCGCCGCGGCTGCGGTTCGCGCAGCGGTTCGAATGCAAGCGCTGCGGCATCCGCTACGAGGAACCGGAGCCGCGTCTGTTCTCGTTCAACAACCCGTACGGCGCCTGCCCGCGCTGCCAGGGGTTTGGAAACACCATAGATTTCGATCTCGACCTGGTGATCCCGAACAAGGGCAAGTCGCTGGGCGAGGGCGCCATCGAGCCGTGGACCAAGCCCAAGTACCGCCCATTGTTTAACGAGCTGAAGCGCTACGCCAAGGCCGCCGGAATTCCTATCGACGTGCCATGGAGAGAGCTTTCGCCGGAGCACCAGAAGGCGATCATCGAGGGCGACGGCAAGTTCTGGGGCGCGCGCGGGTTCTTCGCCCACCTGGAGCGCAAGAAATACAAGCTGCACGTGCGCGTGTTCCTGAGCCGCTACCGCGGGTATTCCGTGTGCTCGACCTGCGGCGGCGCGCGGCTGAGGCCGGAAGCGCGGCACGTCAAAGTCGAAGGCAAGGACATCTGCCAGGTCTGCGCGATGACGGTAGAGCAGTCGGCGCAGTTCTTCTCGGGGCTGAAACTGAGCCCGCAGCAAGCGGCGATCGCGGAAAAGATTCTGGAAGAAATCCGCGAGCGCCTGCGCTTCATGAACGATGTCGGGCTGGAATATCTGACGCTGGACCGGCTGTCATCGACGCTATCCGGCGGGGAGGCGCAGCGCATCCAGTTGGCGACGTCGCTGGGCTCGCGCCTGGTGGGGACGCTGTACGTCCTGGACGAGCCCTCCATCGGCCTGCACAATCGCGACACCACGCGGCTGATCAAAATCCTGCACGACCTGCGCGACCTGGGCAACACGATCCTGGTGGTGGAGCACGATGCGGAGATCATGCGCGCGGCCGACCGCATCCTGGACCTGGGACCGGGCGCGGGGGAGAACGGGGGGCGCGTGGTCGCCAGCGGCACCTACGAGGAAATCCGCCGCACGCCGGCATCGCTCACCGGCCGGTATCTGGGGCAGGAACTCCGCATTCAGATCCCGCCGCAGCGGCGCAAGCCCGGGCCGCAAAGGCTGGAAGTGCAGGGCGCGAGCATGCACAACCTGAAAAAAATCGACGTCAGCATCCCGCTCGGCATGGTGGTAGCAGTCACCGGCGTATCCGGGTCGGGAAAATCCACGCTGGTGCACGATGTTCTCTATCAGGCGCTGGTAGCGGCGCTGAAGCAAGGGAACGGCAGCGTGCCGCCGGCGGTGAACGGTTGCGCGTCGCTGCGCGGTACGCAGTATGTGGATGACGTGATCCTGGTGGATCAGTCGCCCATCGGGCGCACGCCGCGCTCGAACCCGGTCACCTATATCAAGGCGTTCGACGGCATCCGCGAGTTGATGGCGTCGCTGCCCGAGTCGCAGAAACGGGGCTTCAGCGCCGGGCACTTCTCGTTCAATATCCCCGGCGGGCGCTGCGAAACCTGCCAGGGCGACGGCACGGTGACGGTGGAAATGCAGTTCCTCGCCGATGTGGAGCTGATTTGCGAGGAATGCAAGGGCGCGCGCTTCAAGTCCGAGGTGCTGGAGGTGCGCTACCGCGGCAAGAACATCCACGAAATCCTGAACCTCACGGTGCGCGAGGCGCTGCAATTTTTCCGCGAAGTCTCGAAGATCACCGAGAAGCTGCGGGTTCTAGATGAAGTGGGCCTTGGATATCTGCGGCTGGGACAGTCGGCGACCACGCTGTCCGGCGGCGAAGCACAGCGCATCAAGCTGGCGGCGCACCTGCAGCCGCGGGCCCGCGATTTCGCGCAGCAACAGGACAAGGAAGAGCGCCGGCGCCGTCCGCGCGTGCTCTACATCCTCGACGAGCCGACTACCGGGCTGCATTTCGACGATGTGAGCAAGCTCCTAGCCGCCTTCCGCCGCCTGATCGATGCGGGCGCGTCGATCGTGGTGATCGAGCACAACCTCGATGTCATCAAGGTGGCGGACTGGGTGATTGACCTGGGCCCGGAGGGCGGTGAGCGCGGCGGGCAGGTGGTGGCGGCCGGTCCTCCGGAGGCGATCGCGGACAATGCGAAGTCCTACACCGGCCAGTGGCTGGAGCGCATCTT
Protein-coding sequences here:
- the coxB gene encoding cytochrome c oxidase subunit II; this translates as MGLALLVVIWLLTFVCSYFFVAKTWWWPAAASLSGPALDSQFHYTLIAMGIVFVAAQLGLGLFAWRYRDRPGTTAAYSHGNNTMEVMWTTLTAILFFGLAIAGAHLWASERFEPAKNDAVKIEVTGLQFAWYFRYPGPDGKYGRTKPELIDASAGGEAAVGIDSTDPASKDDFVTGTLYLPVNREVDVTLRAQDVIHSFFIPAMRFKQDAVPGLAIHVHFTPDKVGDYEIACAELCGLGHYKMHGMLKVVSQKDFDAWTAQRLAEKQ
- a CDS encoding cbb3-type cytochrome c oxidase subunit I: MDNSQAPKHDSAVQAGGNGHGGVHVHPAPTSFIRKYIFSTDHKVIGLQYYFLALAAVFVGMFLSLLMRLHLVWPAAKVLGFDIKPETYLALLTMHGTIMVFFVLTTAPQGGFGNYFLPIQIGAPDMAFPILNMMSFWTTFLGFVAIIAAFLVEGGAPISGWTNYAPLSAIPSAGPGQALGEDLWIVSIALFCIASLLGALNFITTTLDLRARGMTMMKLPLTCWSWFITAILGLLAFGVLLAAGILLLLDRNAGTSFFVPGGLVVSGEMIKHNGGSPLLWQHLFWFFGHPEVYIAILPGMGVASQILSTFSRKPIFGYKAMVYAMLAIGVLGFFVWGHHMFMSGMSPYSAMAFSMMTIAIGVPSAIKTFNWLGTLWKGKIRLTVPMMFAIGFVSLFVSGGLSGPFLAQPALDIPLHDTFFVVAHFHLIMGVAAIFGIFAATYYWFPKMFGRMMNNKLGYLHFWATFIGAYAIFFPMHYEGIAGRPRRYSQLTEVAYLHQFAGLEMFITIAAFVTIAAQFLFLINLFWSMFRGPKAEQNPWEATTLEWTIPSPPPHDNFGGRIPVVNNGPYEYNVPGAPRDYIMQTDPAHGSSAH
- a CDS encoding cytochrome c oxidase subunit 3, translating into MPTLKVREKPAGVRVGGGGRPPVIHFPRHGGNGGGGGGRDNGYPDFGERLRRYRLGLMVGLAAVVMLFVSFTSAFIVRQGLGTYDSVRNAYVTDWKPLQLPMGLLILNTCILLVSSFTIEKARRAAFAEAAIAPITEMPGIAKDEKRGVPWLPITLVLGLGFLAGQWMAWQELGRRGFYVASGPSSSFFYVLTGTHALHLFGGVLALLYALTAVFGSRPLERRRIVVDVTAWYWHFMAMLWLYIFALLKFAA
- a CDS encoding cytochrome c oxidase subunit 3; translation: MADVAVEQQLGHAEFEPSLFQTYSNKIGMWLFILSDSLTFGALLFAYSYGRISNPTWPTPFHSGSIINATVMTAFLLTSSLTMVLAVSASSLGKRKAAIGWLLATMFCGIMFVVLHVREWIGLIDEGMTPSKNPWGAPQFGGTFFTLTGLHMLHVTIGVVVLGVMVVRSMGKKFSSNDIETSGLYWHFVDLVWMFIFPLVYLMSTRIG
- a CDS encoding cytochrome C oxidase subunit IV family protein, whose product is MSSDALTGNRVALEHRAHSHTPFYVVWGALLAITAIEVALAYERLQPVRMLSILLALSIVKAALIISWFMHMKYELTRMRRLMMISLCVCLALMCVFFADAFRIINLGVK
- the uvrA gene encoding excinuclease ABC subunit UvrA, whose amino-acid sequence is MSSESIVVRGARAHNLKNIDFEIPHNCLTVVTGVSGSGKSSLAFDTIYAEGQRRYVESLSAYARQFLERIEKPDADVIEGIAPAVAIRQKNTTRNPRSTVATATEIYDYLRLLFARVGRTYCMQCGAEVKKDTVDEVAERVLALGEGTRLNVLFPLQPPTGRIIPPEAEARGRKKQLAAAQKLDESDLLKATLFELRKKGFNRLYQGGQVFEFSTPESLLEVNFSEPVFILMDRIVVAPDQRARIVDAVETCYRETGETVFETAPREGEPAPRLRFAQRFECKRCGIRYEEPEPRLFSFNNPYGACPRCQGFGNTIDFDLDLVIPNKGKSLGEGAIEPWTKPKYRPLFNELKRYAKAAGIPIDVPWRELSPEHQKAIIEGDGKFWGARGFFAHLERKKYKLHVRVFLSRYRGYSVCSTCGGARLRPEARHVKVEGKDICQVCAMTVEQSAQFFSGLKLSPQQAAIAEKILEEIRERLRFMNDVGLEYLTLDRLSSTLSGGEAQRIQLATSLGSRLVGTLYVLDEPSIGLHNRDTTRLIKILHDLRDLGNTILVVEHDAEIMRAADRILDLGPGAGENGGRVVASGTYEEIRRTPASLTGRYLGQELRIQIPPQRRKPGPQRLEVQGASMHNLKKIDVSIPLGMVVAVTGVSGSGKSTLVHDVLYQALVAALKQGNGSVPPAVNGCASLRGTQYVDDVILVDQSPIGRTPRSNPVTYIKAFDGIRELMASLPESQKRGFSAGHFSFNIPGGRCETCQGDGTVTVEMQFLADVELICEECKGARFKSEVLEVRYRGKNIHEILNLTVREALQFFREVSKITEKLRVLDEVGLGYLRLGQSATTLSGGEAQRIKLAAHLQPRARDFAQQQDKEERRRRPRVLYILDEPTTGLHFDDVSKLLAAFRRLIDAGASIVVIEHNLDVIKVADWVIDLGPEGGERGGQVVAAGPPEAIADNAKSYTGQWLERILPVNGNCRSQAPAREPAVTVRRRSTGTNGGK